In the genome of Acaryochloris sp. CCMEE 5410, the window TCGACGGTTGGCATTGGATTATGCTTGAATCCATCGGCTAACACTTGGCGATACCGCTGCTCAAACGCCTCGACTTGTCTCGCATCGAGAACGCTTAAGTGTTCAGCTTTTGCCCGCTCTACCTCAGCTTTGATATCTAGCAGCAGTGAGATCATCTCCTCAGCCCAAGGTTGTTTGTAGCGTTCAACAATAAATCGGAGTTCGCGCAAATGATGGGCATTGCATAAGCTATGCGTACAACCATAGCGGGCATAGCTCTTCCAACCATCATGAATACTCGTGCCCGTAAAGTTTGGCAGAATATCCATTTCGTCCATCGCTGCTGTGCCGCGTTTGGCATGGACAAAGTAGTAGGTTAATCCACTCGTACAAGCGACATGCAGCCACCACAACTTGCTGTTGACTCGCAACCCCGTCTCGTCAAAATGTCCCACAGCTGCTTGCTCAATAGCGTCTTTGATCTGGGCTTCAATCGGTTCTAATTGCTGGGCACAGGTTGTACGGGTGTTGCACAGGGTTCCTTCAGAAACCTGACAACCCAAGAGGTCTTTAAGCAGTTCACGGGTGCGCTCAAACGGCAACAGTTGAGCCTCCATCAAATACACCATCAAGCCTTTGAGATTACTGCCATACTGAACCACATTGGTGACATCGCTGGGGAATTTACCCCGGTTCAAGGTTTGACAGTGCTCACAATATTTGACTTCTGCTTGATGCTCGATGACCTGTAATGACAAGGAGGGCAGCTCATGAACCTGGCGCAGTTCATACTCAAGGACGGCGACCTCTGTTAACGAGGCACCACAGCCTTGACATTGAGTGACTGGATGTAACACTACGGCATCGACGGTTTCACGCCATTCCAAGGTACTACCGGGATGGCCTTTTTGACCCCCACTTTTACGCTTACTCTTACCCCGTAGACTTTTGGTCCGCTTCCCAAAGCCATCGCTTGAGGGTGGTTTACTACTGTTCCGACTATCTTTGCCAAGATGCTCTTCTAGTCGCTCTATCCGTTTAATAAGAAGGGTGACCAGCTCAACAACTGCATCCTCTCCTTGATGGTAGATTGCTCGAATATCAGATTCACTAATTTTCTGGTCAGAGACTTTCTTGTTCAACGAATGAGTACGGATTGACTGCTGGTGTGCTTAAAACATAGTCTCAGATAGAGTTATACCTTCATTCTCAACACAATGATTTAAGCCTGGGCAGTAACCCTGACTGAAACAATCTTTGGGGCACCCCAAAGAAACGCGATGGCCTTCGTTTTATCAAAAGCCATCGCCATCAGTCAAAGCCAACACAACCTGGAGAACCTCAACCTAACGCCACGTCTCGCGCCAAGCCCCTACCACATCAAAACCATTGCCTACGGGCTTAATTTTCAAAGAACCATAGTTGAAATGGTTACAAACGGGTCCAAACACACTGCCACAAATATCACTCGCTCCCGCTCCTTTTAGGGATCGAGTCCCTAAATGACTATAAGTTGATTGCCCCCATTGACCATTGCCAAACCAAGTTGTGAAGTAACGCTTGGGGGCGTAAGTTCCTTGCGGGCCAACCTTTAAGACACATCGAAGTCCTCTGCCCTGACGACCTTTTGGCGGCGAAATTAAATCTGCAACCCGATATTGATCAAAAAACTTACCGCAGGTACGTGCCCGACGTAAGGGTTGATATTGAGTTGTTCGCACCTGGATCCATTCTTCATTCCAGGCTCCAGTTACTTGGATGCGGTTGGGAGAGATCATCCTGACCCGTAGGTTGCCAGGGAAATTATTCTTAAAATGTTCGCCATTACCATAGATGTCCGACGCATAACCTCGCATTATGCGACGATTGCCAAACGCATGGCCGACGTGACGATAGGATTTACCATTCCAATTTCCTTCGCCATACCAAGCAATCTTGGGAAGTCGTCGAGATCCACGTCTGACGGTAGAGACCTTCACACAACGGATTCCCCGACCTCTCTGCTGATTTAAAGACCGGACCACAAAGGTTTTGAGATGGCGGCCGCAGGAAAATTTCTGGGTTTTCAGGGGACGCTGGCTAAAGGTACGCTGGTGAAGGGTTTGCGCATTGATAGCGGGTGCCATAGAAAGGGCCAAAACCCCACCTAAAGCGATCGACTTCAGTTGATTAATCTGTGCAGACATGACCTGACTCCTGTAGATAGTGAAAGGGAAAAGCTCCCTACACTCGTCTATAGGTTGGAGTCCGATTGATTATGCAGTGATTAAAGCAAAAGACTTCGTTTTCTTCAGATCCAAATAGGCCAAATCAAATAGCTGGCAAAGGTTCTGGCTGCTCTTGCCCCGCCCCAAATCCTATCGCCCCACTCGAATAAGTCGTACCAAAATTCTGAACAAGTTGATTAACCTGACTCAAAGCTGATCGAAAATCGCGATCTTGCAGCGAAGACAGGGGATGAAGAAAGGTAGCAAAGACAATGCCATTACTGACTGCATACCGACCATCCAAAGCGGTGTGGAAATTGGCAAGCAGCATATTATCCCGCTGTTCTGGGGTGATCTCCGCTGCCTTTTTGATGGGAGCCAGAATTCGCATCCGATCATGCTGCGCGCTTGTCAGTATGAGCATGGTTCGCCCGTCATACTTAAAGCTAATCTGCCCTTGCTCAACTTGAACATCGGAGGCTTCATCTCGCAGAATCGTTTCCAGCTGTTCAATGGTGGTCGATCCTGCCTCGGGACTTTCGGATTGAATGGCTTTGGGAAGGAGCTGAGCCTGAACTGCATTGAGCTTTGTCTGCGGCAAGAGTTCGGTCTGAGCCCTCGCCCAAGTCAAGGAGGCGATCGCTCCCACAAACAGAACTAATAGAGACATCCTTTTCATGACAGCACCCTGACCAGCTAACTGCTTAAGCATAAACATCTAAAGTGAGATTTCCCTGAATCCAACCTCAACGCAACGGGTGGGGCTTAGTCTTTGGATCCTGAGTCGTAAGCTAGCGGTCCATCACCCCCCACTCACAGGGGGAATTAACACCACCTCATCGCCGGGCTGTAAGGGCGTATCCCCAGGGACAAAGTCCAGATTGACGCCAAAATGGGTCACAGACTTTAAGGATGCCAGTTCGGGATATTGCTCCCAAAAATATTGACCGACGTGAGCCACGGTTGAGCCATTGGGAAATTCAAGTTCCAACTCTGGGGAACCCACCACTTCCTGGTAGGCGGCAAACAGCTTGACCGTAACTTTAATGTTGGGAGCAGACATCCTTAAGCATGCATTCCACATTCTGTACGGGCTTTTCCTCGCCAACGACCGGCCCGCTCTTCTTCCCCAGGCTTCGTCATGGTGGTTAAAGGCTCATCGCCGATACTGGCATAACCCTGATCATAAAGGGGGTTATACAACACCTGATTGTTGACCAGATAGTTCCACACATCTTTGTAAGACCAGTTGGCCAGGGGATTCACTTTTAAGCGCCCGTCTCGATCACATTCAAAAATCGGCATCTTCGCTCGGGTCGAAGACTGATCTCGTCGTCGGCCCGTAATCCAGGTGGCGACCTGTAGCTGTTCGAGTCCTCGTCGCAACGGTTCAACTTTGGTTAGTTGATGAAATTGTTCTAAATTCGTTTCCCAGAGCTGCTCACCATATTGCTGAGCAAATTCAGCACGGGACGTCACACCTTGGGGACGAAAAATTTGCAAATCTAATCCGTAATGGGCCTGAGCATCGTTGGCCAGTTTTAACGTTTCTGGAAAATGATGCAGAGTATCCAAAAACAAGACCGGAATGGAAGGATTGGGATTGAGGTCTTTGTAAAGCAGGTCCATAATCACCATGCCACTCGCCCCAAATGCAGTGCTCTGGATCAGCCCCTCAGGTAGATTCTCTAAACACCACGTCAAAATACTTTTGGGATGAGCCTTATCCAACTGCTGATTCAGCTGATCAATATCAACTGTCTGCTGCTTGGGGGTCTCGATGCATGGATCCATAGTGCCAATGCCAACCTATTTCAAATTCGGTACGAACATTCTAACTGCTTATTTCCCTAATCCCCACCGGATAACCGTAGTATAAAGTTCGGTCCCATTGAATTGGACACAGCTTAGGGGGTTGGCGAAGGCAAATGGTGTAGCCAATTTGACAGCTTTCCTAGCCAAGGCATGTATTTGATGGTTCTACCCCACCTTAGATCGGCGGGTAAGTGTGAAAGACTCGATACCCACAACAGGGCAGGCATTTAACCCTAACCGACTATTCCCTATTCCACCAAAGCACATTGGTTTCCCCAGCGTTGGCCTACTTAACTAGAAGCGGAAATACCACTGACTATGCTGGACTTCAGGGGTTTCGCCATAACTACTGACGGATACGGACCGGAGTTTACTCAGGAGGGTTTGAGCATTACTTTCCAGCTTGGAAATAACGGGTAGATTCTTTTTCAGAATGGGCTTCATCACGGGCCAATCTATATATAAGAACCCTTGATTGGGCTGATCGAAGGGTGCGATCGCATCTTGAAACGACCGCTGACTAGTCAAGGCATCACTGCCTGCATCCAGGGCTAACCCCAGGGCCTCTGGTGAGCTGGCCAAGATCTTTTGGTTATCAATATTGGCGTAGGCCCCCGTCACTTCCGTCTTGAAGGTGAGGTTGCTGCTGCGAGTATCGTCGATTTCTTGAGAGACCAAGCGGGTCCAGGCATAGACCTTGCGACCAGCTAGCTCAAACGGACTTGTGCCTAAATCCTGTTCCGTTGCTAGCTCATTTAAATGAGTCGCCAACTGCTTATTTTTATCGCTATTGGTCTGTTCATAGGCAAAAAGCCAATCTGCTTCTGCATTCGCCTGGGCCGACAGGACCGGCGACAAAGAATCCGGTAATAGTGCCCAAGCATAATCCCCATCCACCCATGGGAAAATTTTGCTAGTGAGATTGAGTCCGCGGGTTTTCCCCCAAGTGCCGAGGGTTTGATTCACCCAAGATTTGAGATTGGGATAGCCTTGCAAATCCTGGTTGATTTGAGACCATAGGGTGCCTAAATTCGATCCAGAGACTACAAATGGACTATTGCCGGGGAAATAACTAAGGGCCGCCATCGGCTCTTGTTGGGTTATCTTAACGGCGGGTAGGTCTCGTCCGGCCTTGGCAACCAAAGCGGTCTCAGCTAACAGCCCCTGCCGAGATTCACCAAAGGCAATCCCCAAGCTGCGATAGGTGGGTGGAGTCGTGGCCGCTTGGCCAGAAATGGCCGGAAGCAGCTTTTCTAAATCCAGATAGGCCATTCCAGACTTCTGTTTTTGAGTCAGGGATGCGATCGCAGTTTTATATTCTGACCGTTTTGCCAACTGCGGGGTCTTTTTTTTAGACGAATCTACCGCCTGCTCTATCACTTGGCGCTGATTGGCGATTAAGATAAAGCGATCATCCAACTTCGCGGTGGTCAAATATCGAACCGGCTTCAGCAGTCCTGGTAGACGAACAGGCGTAGCCACATTGGGCGATACATCAGCTGAGATCAGATCGACCCCAGCATACCGTTCAAAATTTATCGTCTGGCCATCTGTGGCCTGCTGCTGCCAAATCCGCTCCAAGAAGGCATCTGCATCCCGATTATTTCGGGTTTTAACCGCCAGCAAATATCCAGGCTGCCCGTTCTCCAAACTGGTCAAGGCAAAGGTGATTTCATCACTCACCCAGGGGCGAATATCCTTTTGATAATCGATGCCCCCAGTGGCCAACAAAGCCGCAGGTAAATCCGTTAGTTGGGAAGAGGCTCCTGCTGACTCATTTCCGGCCATCTTTAGTGGACTTCCCGTCAACGAAACCATTAAAGACGTTGTATCAGGCATAAAATGGGCCGATTCAGGGCCTAACTCAGGCTCTGGCTGAGGCGGGGCCAATTCAGGCTCTGGCTCAAGGGCCCAGACGGGTCCGCTCCAAATCAGCAGGGCAAGAACGCTGGCTAGTAACTGAAGAAAAACAGAACGAAGTTTTACCATAGAGTGCGAAAGTCAGGCTCATAAAGACCAGATATTGCAGTAGGGCTGAGAAAAACCCACAGAAGCTATTTGACCGTATCAGCCCCATTATTTCAGCAAACTGCACCTGAACAAGTTAAGCAATCTAAAATCTACAAGTCACGGCATCTATTCCCCATCAGGCCCTCTTGCAACGTTGCACCTAGGGGACTTTAGCCAGCCCGATCCACCACAGCATCCGTGTCATCCACTAACCGGCTGAGCGCTGAAACAGCGTATCTAAATAAACCCGAGCCGCACGACGATCCCCTTCGCCATTTTGCAACAAGAATAAAGATAGAGCCGCCGAAAAGACTCGATCCTGGTCCCAATCAGGATGAGACTCTAAATATCCTTTGAGGGTGAGATGCAGTTCCTCAGGAATTTCAGCAAGGATGCTAATGGTTGCATTCATAGTTATCAATTTTGGCAATACAGTTCGAATTGATCATTATTTGCGTGCACGAACCCTGCCCCCCAATACTGAGAGCACTCAAATAACTTAGGCCGATTCATTTTGCGCTATGTGGGGGTGGGGTTGTCAATGGTTAAGGGCCAGATAAATTCTTAAGAAAAAATGAAGCCCACAACGAGATGTTAGGGGTTACAGAGCTTTTTCGTTACATAGATACATATTTTCCTGGGGAAATCTCATTTATATCTCAAAATCCCCAAAAGATTCTCAAGGGCTTTGAGTCTCATCCATCCCCTGTGGAAAACATCGGAAAAACTGTGGAAAACTGTGGAAAAACTTGTGGAAAGCTTGGGGATAACCTGGGGAAAGATAATTATTCGAGAAAATTATTTTTTTTTACTTTCAAGTCACCATTTGACGATTTTTCTGGCCATCATACAGACCCAAGCAACATTAGGATCTTTTAAGCAAGCTAAATAAGAAATAATGTCTGGCCCTAGAAAAATCATTGGGTAGGAGTGGGATAATAAGCATCAGCCTCTTCCGCTATCCAAGTTGTCCATTCCCCTGCAATCCATTCTTGAGATTGCCCTGGATATTGTTATGAACCCTCTGAAGCGTCCCCAGCAACATAGAGATCTGGTCCTCCCAGGCATTATTGCAGTGGGGCTAGTCTGGTCCGTCGGCCTTTTGGGCTTTGGGGTTTGGCAAAACCTGCAAACCCCACAACTGCAAAGGGAACAACCTAACAATCCCGCGGTCAAAGCCGTTTCGGAGAATTCAACCTTCGCTCAAGTAAATCCCGTTCCTTCAGGTCGATTTAGATACAGCGGTAGCCCTAACTGGTCCTCTATCCGGCTAGTCGTTGACTCAGCGATCCAATCCGAACGGCGAGAATATCAACTGAGCTACGTGCAACCCAAGGATAAGTCTGCAAATTCCACCACCGCTATAGACCTTCTAATCCAAGACCAATTGGATTTTGTGCAATCTGACCGTCCCCTCCGTCCCAACGAGATCAAGCAAGCCCAAACCAAAGGGTTACAGCTCCAACAAATTCCCGTCGCCACAGACGGGATTGCCATCGCTGTACACCCCAGCCTGACCATCCCGGGCCTAACCCTCCAAGAACTGTCCGATATCTATCAAGGGAAGATTACCAACTGGCAGCAAGTGGGTGGTCCCAACTTAGCCATTCAACCCTTTTCCCTCTCGGTCGGCTCAGTCGGAAGCGTAGATATCTTTCTGAGCAAGGTGATGGAAGGCCAGTCATTTAGTCAAACCCTAGACTACTTCCCCAACCTGACAGCTGCCCTGAGAAAGTTAGCCCAGAGCCCAGGCGGAATTCTCTTTGGTTCCTCGGCAGAGATCGTTCCTCAATGCACCGTCAAGCCGGTCCCCATTGGTCAAGACACCCAGGAAAGGGTTGCCCCTTATCAAGCCCCCTACGTCTTATCTGAAGACTGCCCAAACCAACGAAATCGAATTAACAGCTCTGCCTTCTTAAACCAGCAATATCCCCTCACCCACCCCCTCTACGTTATCTATGCCCAAGGGGATGAACCTGCGGGAGAAGCCTATACTCAACTCTTGCTCAGCAACCAGGGCCAAGAATTATTGCAGAAAGCTGGCTTTGCCCAGCTTTCTGCCAACCCGCAGCCATAGACATTAACCCTAGACTTTTTTGCTTCGCTGGTGTCGAACCGTTCGGAAGGTAATAATCGCAAAGGTAATAATCGTCAACGGAGCGATAAACGTACTGATGACGGTGGTCAATACACTAATGCCTTCATGGTGCATGGTATCCAATACCAGATAGCTGTTATAGGCCATGTAATAGATCAAAAATAAAATTCCTTCCCACCGAGAAATCACATTGCCCGTGGCAAAAATGGGAAGACAGGCCACTGCTGCGGCAATCATAATGGGGATATCAAAGGAGCGAACCGTGTTGGTCACGGCGATACCATCTGGAGCAAGCATACTAGCCAACCCCAAGGCCGTTAAAATATTGAAAATATTACTGCCAATCACATTACCAACGGCAATATCTCGCTCTCCTCGAATACTCGCCACAATGGACGTGGCTAACTCAGGCAAAGATGTCCCCACTGAAATAATGGTTAAACCAATAACGAGTTCAGAAATCCCGAATTTCTGAGCAATGCTAACTGAACCATTTACCAAGGAATTGGAGCCT includes:
- the cysH gene encoding phosphoadenosine phosphosulfate reductase codes for the protein MDPCIETPKQQTVDIDQLNQQLDKAHPKSILTWCLENLPEGLIQSTAFGASGMVIMDLLYKDLNPNPSIPVLFLDTLHHFPETLKLANDAQAHYGLDLQIFRPQGVTSRAEFAQQYGEQLWETNLEQFHQLTKVEPLRRGLEQLQVATWITGRRRDQSSTRAKMPIFECDRDGRLKVNPLANWSYKDVWNYLVNNQVLYNPLYDQGYASIGDEPLTTMTKPGEEERAGRWRGKARTECGMHA
- a CDS encoding MoaD/ThiS family protein is translated as MSAPNIKVTVKLFAAYQEVVGSPELELEFPNGSTVAHVGQYFWEQYPELASLKSVTHFGVNLDFVPGDTPLQPGDEVVLIPPVSGG
- a CDS encoding substrate-binding domain-containing protein, which encodes MSIPLQSILEIALDIVMNPLKRPQQHRDLVLPGIIAVGLVWSVGLLGFGVWQNLQTPQLQREQPNNPAVKAVSENSTFAQVNPVPSGRFRYSGSPNWSSIRLVVDSAIQSERREYQLSYVQPKDKSANSTTAIDLLIQDQLDFVQSDRPLRPNEIKQAQTKGLQLQQIPVATDGIAIAVHPSLTIPGLTLQELSDIYQGKITNWQQVGGPNLAIQPFSLSVGSVGSVDIFLSKVMEGQSFSQTLDYFPNLTAALRKLAQSPGGILFGSSAEIVPQCTVKPVPIGQDTQERVAPYQAPYVLSEDCPNQRNRINSSAFLNQQYPLTHPLYVIYAQGDEPAGEAYTQLLLSNQGQELLQKAGFAQLSANPQP
- a CDS encoding DUF3352 domain-containing protein, whose product is MVKLRSVFLQLLASVLALLIWSGPVWALEPEPELAPPQPEPELGPESAHFMPDTTSLMVSLTGSPLKMAGNESAGASSQLTDLPAALLATGGIDYQKDIRPWVSDEITFALTSLENGQPGYLLAVKTRNNRDADAFLERIWQQQATDGQTINFERYAGVDLISADVSPNVATPVRLPGLLKPVRYLTTAKLDDRFILIANQRQVIEQAVDSSKKKTPQLAKRSEYKTAIASLTQKQKSGMAYLDLEKLLPAISGQAATTPPTYRSLGIAFGESRQGLLAETALVAKAGRDLPAVKITQQEPMAALSYFPGNSPFVVSGSNLGTLWSQINQDLQGYPNLKSWVNQTLGTWGKTRGLNLTSKIFPWVDGDYAWALLPDSLSPVLSAQANAEADWLFAYEQTNSDKNKQLATHLNELATEQDLGTSPFELAGRKVYAWTRLVSQEIDDTRSSNLTFKTEVTGAYANIDNQKILASSPEALGLALDAGSDALTSQRSFQDAIAPFDQPNQGFLYIDWPVMKPILKKNLPVISKLESNAQTLLSKLRSVSVSSYGETPEVQHSQWYFRF
- a CDS encoding DUF2811 domain-containing protein — its product is MNATISILAEIPEELHLTLKGYLESHPDWDQDRVFSAALSLFLLQNGEGDRRAARVYLDTLFQRSAG
- the tnpC gene encoding IS66 family transposase, encoding MSESDIRAIYHQGEDAVVELVTLLIKRIERLEEHLGKDSRNSSKPPSSDGFGKRTKSLRGKSKRKSGGQKGHPGSTLEWRETVDAVVLHPVTQCQGCGASLTEVAVLEYELRQVHELPSLSLQVIEHQAEVKYCEHCQTLNRGKFPSDVTNVVQYGSNLKGLMVYLMEAQLLPFERTRELLKDLLGCQVSEGTLCNTRTTCAQQLEPIEAQIKDAIEQAAVGHFDETGLRVNSKLWWLHVACTSGLTYYFVHAKRGTAAMDEMDILPNFTGTSIHDGWKSYARYGCTHSLCNAHHLRELRFIVERYKQPWAEEMISLLLDIKAEVERAKAEHLSVLDARQVEAFEQRYRQVLADGFKHNPMPTVDENAPKKRGKQKQSTPKNLLDRLRKHQAAVLAFMYDFQVPFDNNQAERDIRMMKLKQKISGCFRSLAGAQQFCRIRGYISTLRKQDIPVLDALKSIFADNPVRPVLQPGQ